In a single window of the Drosophila albomicans strain 15112-1751.03 chromosome 3, ASM965048v2, whole genome shotgun sequence genome:
- the LOC117572016 gene encoding talin-2 isoform X6 encodes MSTLSLRIQLEGGRVTKTIQFQPNTTVFDACKIIRDKFAEAVQGQPSEYGLFISDEQNQQGVWLEAGRTLGYYILHNQDTLEYRRKLRTLRVRMLDGAVKTILVDDSQPVSQLMVVICTKIGITNHEEYGLVREDNEAQNENLPDNKFGTLTLKRKFTEKDRDAKMESLRKKLKTDDEMNWVDVGRTLREQGIDESETVLLRRRFFFSDQNIDSRDPVQLNLLYVQARDAILDGTHPVTQDKACEFAGIQVHIQFGPHNEAKHKPGFLDLKDFLPQSYVRVKGIEKKVFLEHRKHSDHSEIDAKVLYTKTARELPTYGVTFFLVKEKMNGKNKLVPRLLGVTKDSVLRLDERTKEILISWPLTTVRRWGASPNTFTLDFGDYANQYYSVQTTEAEQIVQLIAGYIDIILKKKQTKDHFGIEGDEGSTMVEESVTPSQATFLQHETNRSEKLNLESLAHPGIMRTADGERTFIQNEVQTVQYGAFVGQVNHAHQPPTTKEVRISSVNLTEPQRALLGYISAGQDVLIRADEELRTKAPIQELGSDLRSIEWRENTLDTSKQAVSSHVATMSAATAQIITASQPDEVDTEAISASVSQIAQTIPEVTKEVRLIAALMENDSNGDQLLEAARNLCNAFSDLLKAAEPESKEPPQHLINAASRVGEATTHVLSTIAEEEAPENRDLHDMLLALAKAVANTTAALVLRAKNIAASCEDDQARNRVIGAASQCALATSQLVACAKVVAPTLHNAACREQLEAAARNVARAVNSLCEVCNEASNDPKLKDDLLAAARDVSKSLMEMLEHVKLSSREQAHRTSQELSPVENVIIGTDILVSTNDPQEMVRHARTLGQTTAQLIQSIKGEADQQEDADMQRRLLSAAKQLADATAKLVEAARLCSSNPHDSDNQNALRRAAEELREITTSTANTPAMKRELIQRLEFCSKQAATAATQCISAAQNAVQHSQDHQTKEQLLQDCKRVADTIPRLVTSLKTTRAQPDDSNVQLNLIEAAEQFIEPALSVSKSSRALQPTVTDIPSATQLSKSALHLGQSVSALHSVAQRARDACGGQELESALEAVRKLHHVLDDTRQAALAGQLRPLPGETVENTADELRKSAKNVGIALSQLLSSVLQGQRSYAGAAGRDTALALGDFTKSVHGVAATTQNPAIIDCADDVVTSSAQLIEQAQRTLQGVSDPQALTQAGRDVTGALSRTVDCIPGQREVDAALRNVSDLSEILSVSEFPPSNRPYAELQSELKQVAEQLSSSGGQIVQSYASPALLADSSQHFAANYRDLLSVSMQMAGQTQTDEPLRSQMIERLRNVSTQSCSLLSTAKSIAADPGQPNAKNLLHAAARSVTESINQLVDASIQSAPGQKECDNAMRNIEALRLMLDYPHEPVNDQGYFDCVEQATNKSRSLGYAISDMINNAKQSQHVEFSQSVNNVNDSIQGLMESSSQAAYLIGVSHPSSVAGRPGIIDQAQLTWAYQGIRQHCDIVSSAQSTKPQMISALTVIAKHTSYLCSICRQASMNTSNPVAKNEFIVLAKQVATATSDLVQDIKAIEEHPTGGSRERLVEPLLEAVKAVRQYASSPEFISIPAKISAEGRKAQEPVIQAGRGVIDGVVEMVKAAKSLALQPDNPPVWQQLSMHSTPVSESVKRLVDNIRDKAPGQAQCEQVLHTLGTCTRELDSCALAVNAQGLSRRRDNNLHGFSGQTMNSAAELLDKLEPIRVAGKNNAEQLGHSVGEISRYVVPMVNGAIGACTHIVHSQQQMSLINQTKSVVESAITLVQSAKDSAGNPRATNAHPRLDEAIDGTREAIQELQQTVEKINAETGIVTGLMEQVNRAITRLTDKRQSLLNASYSDTFVDYQTRMVVTAKEIARLSNEMNAKSSVEPAALPQLAVDMTQHYQQLTQDSVGASTTTTSPDVAMRIRTTVIDLGRSVSSMIQSSAGGASPNDASAQKEIARNTREVSEKVAQVLAALQAGSRGTQACINAAHTVSGIIGDLDTTIMFATAGTLHSDGDGSFADHREHILQTAKALVEDTKVLVTGAAGTQDQLANAAQNAVSTITQLAEAVKRGACSLGSSQPDSQVMVINAVKDVASALGDLINCTKLASGKPIHDPSMQDLKESARTLQDVCQSTETESEFETNTYKQTPPSASAATSAAMAAHNNGIMSH; translated from the exons atGTCCACATTATCGCTGCGCATACAGCTGGAAGGTGGTCGGGTGACCAAGACCATACAATTCCAACCAAATACCACAGTCTTCGATGCCTGCAAAATCATACGCGATAAATTCGCCGAAGCGGTGCAAGGACAAC CCAGCGAATATGGACTCTTCATTTCGGATGAGCAGAATCAGCAAGGCGTCTGGCTGGAGGCGGGACGCACTCTGGGCTATTACATCCTGCACAATCAGGACACGCTCGAATATCGCCGCAAGCTGCGCACGTTGCGTGTTCGCATGTTGGATGGCGCTGTCAAAACCATTTTGGTCGATGACTCGCAGCCCGTGTCGCAGTTGATGGTGGTCATCTGCACAAAGATTGGCATCACCAATCACGAGGAGTATGGCCTGGTGCGTGAGGACAACGAGGCCCAGAACGAGAACTTGCCGGACAACAAGTTTGGCACGTTGACGCTGAAGCGAAAGTTCACCGAAAAGGATCGCGATGCTAAAATGGAAAGCTTGCGCAAAAAACTCAAAACCGACGATGAAA TGAATTGGGTTGATGTGGGTCGCACACTGCGTGAGCAGGGCATCGATGAGTCGGAAACTGTGCTGCTTCGTCGTCGCTTCTTCTTTTCGGATCAGAACATTGATTCCCGTGATCCCGTGCAGCTGAATTTGCTGTACGTGCAGGCCAGAGATGCCATACTCGATGGCACACATCCTGTCACACAGGATAAGG CTTGCGAATTCGCTGGCATTCAGGTGCACATCCAATTCGGACCGCACAACGAGGCCAAGCACAAGCCCGGATTCTTGGA CTTGAAGGACTTCTTGCCACAGTCGTATGTGCGCGTCAAGGGCATTGAGAAGAAGGTCTTCTTGGAGCATCGCAAGCACTCGGATCATTCAGAGATTGATGCCAAAGTGTTGTACACCAAAACAGCGCGAGAGTTGCCTACTTATGGCGTCACCTTCTTCTTGGTCAAGGAGAAGATGAATGGCAAGAACAAGCTGGTGCCACGTCTCTTAGGTGTCACCAAAGACTCTGTGCTGCGTCTGGATGAACGCACCAAGGAGATTCTCATCTCTTGGCCACTGACCACAGTGCGTCGTTGGGGTGCTTCGCCCAACACTTTCACCCTGGACTTTGGCGACTATGCAAATCAATATTACTCAGTGCAGACGACGGAAGCCGAGCAAATTGTGCAACTTATTGCGGGCTACATTGATATCATATTGAAGAAGAAACAAACCAAGGATCACTTTGGCATCGAGGGTGATGAGGGCTCCACCATGGTGGAGGAGTCTGTGACGCCATCTCA gGCCACTTTCTTGCAACACGAAACAAATCGTTCAGAGAAACTTAACCTGGAGAGTCTCGCTCATCCTGGTATTATGCGGACTGCTGACG GTGAACGCACCTTTATCCAGAACGAGGTGCAGACCGTGCAGTACGGCGCCTTTGTCGGTCAGGTTAACCATGCGCATCAGCCGCCCACG ACTAAGGAGGTACGCATTAGTTCTGTGAATCTGACGGAGCCGCAACGCGCCCTGCTTGGCTATATATCAGCTGGCCAGGATGTCTTGATACGCGCTGACGAGGAGCTGCGCACTAAG GCACCTATTCAAGAGCTGGGCAGCGATTTGCGATCGATTGAGTGGCGTGAGAACACGCTGGACACCTCGAAGCAGGCAGTCAGCTCGCATGTGGCCACTATGAGTGCAGCCACCGCGCAAATTATAACTGCTTCGCAACCCGATGAGGTCGACACCGAAGCCATCTCGGCGTCTGTGTCACAGATTGCCCAGACCATACCCGAGGTGACGAAGGAAGTGCGTCTGATTGCAGCACTCATGGAAAACGATTCAAATGGCGATCAATTGCTGGAGGCAGCACGCAATCTGTGCAATGCCTTCAGTGATCTGCTCAAGGCAGCCGAGCCGGAGAGCAAGGAGCCACCACAGCATTTGATTAATGCCGCCAGTCGTGTGGGAGAGGCCACAACGCATGTGCTCAGCACCATTGCTGAGGAGGAGGCACCCGAGAATCGTGATCTGCACGACATGCTCTTAGCTTTGGCCAAAGCGGTGGCCAATACCACAGCAGCTTTGGTGCTGCGTGCCAAGAATATCGCGGCCAGCTGTGAGGATGATCAGGCACGTAATCGTGTGATTGGCGCAGCTAGTCAATGCGCCTTGGCCACCAGTCAGCTGGTGGCTTGTGCCAAGGTTGTGGCGCCCACGCTGCACAATGCCGCTTGCCGGGAGCAACTCGAAGCCGCCGCTCGTAATGTGGCCAGAGCTGTTAATTCACTGTGCGAGGTATGCAATGAGGCCAGCAATGATCCCAAACTGAAGGATGATCTTTTGGCCGCAGCGCGCGATGTTTCCAAATCGCTTATGGAAATGTTGGAGCACGTGAAGCTGAGCTCTCGGGAGCAGGCGCATCGCACCAGCCAGGAGCTGAGTCCCGTGGAGAATGTCATCATTGGCACCGACATTCTGGTGTCCACCAACGATCCCCAGGAAATGGTGCGTCATGCACGCACTTTGGGGCAGACCACAGCTCAGCTCATACAGAGCATCAAGGGCGAGGCGGATCAGCAGGAGGATGCGGATATGCAGCGTCGTCTGTTGTCGGCTGCCAAGCAGTTGGCCGATGCCACAGCCAAGTTGGTGGAGGCAGCACGTCTCTGCTCCTCGAATCCCCACGACTCGGACAATCAGAATGCGCTGCGTCGCGCTGCCGAAGAGCTGCGTGAGATCACCACGAGCACAGCGAATACGCCAGCCATGAAGCGTGAGCTCATCCAACGCCTGGAATTCTGTTCCAAGcaggcggcaacagcagccacgCAGTGCATCTCGGCTGCTCAGAATGCTGTGCAGCACAGTCAGGATCATCAGACCaaggagcagctgctgcaggaTTGCAAACGCGTGGCGGACACCATTCCACGTCTGGTCACCTCGTTGAAGACAACACGCGCTCAACCGGACGATTCCAATGTGCAGCTAAATCTGATTGAAGCCGCCGAGCAGTTCATTGAACCGGCTCTCTCAGTGTCCAAGTCTTCGCGTGCTTTGCAGCCAACAGTCACCGATATCCCATCGGCCACGCAGCTCTCCAAGTCCGCGCTGCATTTGGGACAGAGCGTCTCGGCATTGCATTCGGTGGCGCAGCGTGCTCGCGATGCTTGCGGTGGTCAGGAGCTGGAGTCGGCGCTGGAGGCAGTGCGTAAGCTGCATCATGTGTTAGATGATACACGCCAGGCTGCTTTGGCGGGTCAACTGCGTCCGCTGCCCGGCGAGACGGTGGAGAACACTGCCGATGAGCTGCGCAAGTCGGCCAAGAATGTGGGCATCGCTTTGAGTCAGTTGCTCAGCTCGGTGCTCCAAGGACAACGCAGCTATGCTGGCGCCGCTGGACGTGATACAGCCTTGGCTCTTGGGGACTTCACCAAGAGCGTGCATGGCGTGGCGGCGACCACACAGAATCCGGCGATTATCGATTGTGCCGATGATGTGGTCACGAGCTCAGCGCAACTCATTGAGCAGGCGCAACGAACGCTGCAGGGCGTCTCCGATCCTCAGGCCTTGACTCAAGCTGGACGCGATGTCACTGGTGCCTTGTCACGCACTGTAGACTGCATTCCCGGCCAGCGTGAGGTTGATGCCGCTTTGCGCAATGTTAGCGACCTCAGCGAGATTTTGTCGGTCAGCGAATTTCCCCCTTCGAATCGTCCTTACGCCGAACTGCAATCGGAGCTAAAGCAAGTGGCCGAGCAGTTGAGCAGCTCTGGTGGACAGATTGTGCAATCCTATGCTAGTCCTGCATTGCTGGCCGACAGCAGTCAGCACTTTGCGGCCAACTATCGGGATCTGTTGTCGGTGAGCATGCAGATGGCGGGTCAAACGCAAACCGATGAACCTCTGCGCTCCCAGATGATCGAACGTCTACGCAACGTGTCCACACAATCTTGTTCGCTGCTCTCAACGGCCAAATCGATTGCTGCCGATCCCGGCCAGCCGAATGCCAAGAATCTGCTGCACGCAGCCGCTCGCAGTGTGACGGAAAGCATTAATCAGCTGGTGGATGCCAGCATACAGTCGGCGCCGGGACAAAAGGAATGCGACAATGCGATGCGCAACATTGAGGCGCTGCGTCTGATGCTCGACTATCCCCACGAGCCGGTCAACGATCAGGGCTACTTTGATTGCGTCGAGCAGGCCACTAACAAGTCGAGGAGTCTGGGCTACGCCATCTCTGACATGATTAACAATGCCAAGCAGTCGCAGCATGTGGagttcagtcagtcagtgaaCAATGTAAACGACTCGATCCAGGGACTCATGGAGAGCTCTTCGCAAGCGGCCTATCTCATTGGTGTCTCGCATCCCAGCAGTGTGGCTGGACGACCCGGTATCATTGATCAGGCACAACTCACCTGGGCCTATCAGGGCATACGCCAACACTGCGACATTGTGAGCAGCGCGCAGTCCACGAAGCCGCAGATGATTTCGGCATTGACGGTGATTGCCAAGCACACGAGCTATCTGTGCTCGATTTGCCGACAGGCGAGCATGAACACCAGCAATCCGGTGGCCAAGAACGAGTTCATTGTGCTGGCCAAACAGGTGGCCACCGCCACCTCAGATCTGGTGCAGGACATCAAGGCCATTGAGGAGCACCCAACGGGCGGCAGTCGCGAACGTTTGGTGGAACCGCTGCTCGAGGCTGTCAAGGCGGTGCGTCAATACGCTTCCAGCCCCGAGTTCATCTCGATTCCGGCGAAAATCTCCGCAGAGGGTCGCAAGGCACAGGAGCCAGTTATACAAGCGGGACGCGGTGTCATCGATGGCGTTGTTGAGATGGTCAAGGCAGCCAAATCATTGGCGCTGCAACCCGACAATCCACCCGTGTGGCAACAGCTCTCCATGCACTCGACGCCAGTCTCGGAGTCGGTGAAACGTCTTGTGGACAACATACGCGATAAGGCACCAGGACAGGCACAATGCGAGCAAGTGCTTCACACGCTGGGAACTTGCACCAGGGAGCTTGACAGCTGCGCCTTGGCGGTGAATGCTCAGGGATTGAGCCGACGTCGCGATAACAATCTGCATGGCTTCAGCGGACAGACGATGAACTCCGCAGCTGAACTTCTCGATAAATTGGAACCAATTCGCGTGGCGGGCAAGAACAATGCCGAGCAGCTGGGACATTCGGTGGGCGAGATCTCCAGATATGTGGTACCCATGGTAAATGGCGCCATCGGCGCTTGCACACACATTGTGCACAGCCAGCAGCAAATGTCGCTGATTAATCAGACTAAGTCGGTGGTGGAGAGCGCTATCACATTGGTGCAATCGGCCAAAGACTCTGCTGGCAATCCACGTGCCACGAATGCTCATCCACGTTTGGATGAGGCTATCGATGGCACTCGGGAGGCCATTCAGGAGTTGCAGCAAACCGTGGAGAAGATAAATGCGGAGACAGGTATTGTTACCGGACTCATGGAGCAGGTGAATCGTGCCATCACTCGTCTCACCGATAAGCGGCAATCGCTGTTGAATGCCTCGTACTCGGACACCTTTGTGGACTATCAGACACGCATGGTGGTCACCGCCAAGGAGATTGCACGTCTCAGCAACGAGATGAATGCCAAGAGCAGCGTCGAACCCGCTGCACTGCCTCAGCTGGCCGTCGACATGACCCAGCATTATCAGCAGCTTACCCAGGATTCGGTGGGTGCGAGCACAACAACTACTTCTCCAGACGTAGCCATGCGCATACGCACCACGGTCATTGATCTGGGTCGATCGGTCAGTTCCATGATTCAGTCGTCGGCTGGTGGCGCCAGTCCCAATGATGCCAGCGCCCAGAAGGAGATTGCACGCAATACACGTGAAGTATCCGAGAAGGTGGCCCAAGTGTTGGCTGCCCTGCAAGCCGGCTCTCGCGGTACTCAGGCCTGCATCAATGCTGCCCACACCGTTTCCGGCATCATTGGAGATCTAGACACGACTATTATGTTTGCCACCGCTGGCACATTGCATTCTGATGGCGATGGCAGCTTTGCTGATCATCGTGAGCACATTCTGCAGACTGCCAAGGCGCTGGTGGAGGACACCAAGGTTTTGGTTACAGGAGCTGCAGGCACACAGGATCAGCTGGCAAATGCAGCACAAAACGCCGTCTCCACCATAA CTCAATTGGCTGAGGCTGTCAAACGTGGTGCCTGCTCCTTGGGGTCCTCGCAACCGGATTCCCAGGTCATGGTTATCAATGCCGTCAAGGATGTGGCCTCTGCGCTGGGTGACTTGATCAACTGCACCAAGTTGGCCTCAGGCAAGCCCATACACGATCCCTCCATGCAAGATCTGAAGGAGAGCGCTAGG ACGCTGCAAGATGTTTGCCAATCGACAGAAACAGAATCAGAATTTGAAACtaacacatacaaacaaacgCCCCcctcagcatcagcagcaacatcagcagcgaTGGCAGCCCACAATAATGGAATCATGAGTCATTAG